The following coding sequences are from one Streptomyces sp. NBC_01232 window:
- a CDS encoding PI-PLC domain-containing protein: protein MSMQLRVRSRALVCLLVLALLGTVTTAAAAPRVAAPSTATTNTADAAARAAATARWGDRRLDEAAFLTTHNAFTNYEDSRWSSVNQSESVRAQLDNGVRGLSLDTHWYERSTWLCIISFGSDCYPSDVYLCHGDCKTFAGATYALPRQTFHGTMQTVVDFLATHPQEVVTVFLEDYVGADQLQQSLSRVRGLQDMVFRPDEWGTRQHGWPKVADLVTSGKRLLIFSDRSDREHLGVMYDRSWTVSNFWSLGDLGNDLTCVSRWGDVPLDRQEPGFRRLFTMSHHRNVPTVLTAALDNGSKLRNRIADQCRPAAGGRDPNFVSVDFHRLSDGSGHTPASIVAELNARP from the coding sequence ATGAGCATGCAGTTACGGGTGCGGTCGCGCGCCCTGGTGTGCCTCCTCGTGCTGGCCCTCCTGGGGACAGTGACCACAGCGGCCGCCGCACCCCGGGTGGCGGCCCCCTCCACGGCCACCACGAACACCGCCGACGCCGCAGCACGAGCCGCCGCCACCGCCCGCTGGGGCGACCGGCGGCTCGACGAGGCCGCCTTCCTGACCACCCACAACGCCTTCACCAACTACGAGGACTCCCGCTGGAGTTCGGTCAACCAGTCCGAGTCCGTACGCGCCCAGCTCGACAACGGCGTCCGCGGCCTGAGCCTGGACACGCACTGGTACGAGCGCAGCACGTGGCTGTGCATCATCAGCTTCGGCAGTGACTGCTACCCCAGCGACGTGTACCTGTGCCACGGCGACTGCAAGACCTTCGCCGGGGCCACCTACGCCCTGCCGCGCCAGACCTTCCACGGCACGATGCAGACCGTGGTGGACTTCCTCGCCACCCACCCGCAGGAGGTCGTGACCGTCTTCCTGGAGGACTACGTCGGCGCCGATCAGCTGCAGCAGTCCCTCAGCCGGGTCAGGGGCCTGCAGGACATGGTGTTCCGGCCCGACGAGTGGGGCACGCGGCAGCACGGCTGGCCGAAGGTGGCCGATCTCGTCACCTCGGGCAAGCGCCTGCTGATCTTCTCCGACCGGTCCGACCGGGAACACCTGGGCGTGATGTACGACCGGTCCTGGACGGTGAGCAACTTCTGGAGCCTGGGCGACCTGGGCAACGACCTCACCTGCGTCAGCCGCTGGGGCGACGTACCGCTGGACCGCCAGGAGCCCGGATTCCGGCGGCTGTTCACGATGAGCCACCACCGCAACGTGCCCACGGTCCTCACCGCGGCACTGGACAACGGCAGCAAGCTGAGGAACCGCATCGCCGATCAGTGCCGGCCCGCGGCCGGGGGCCGCGATCCGAACTTCGTCTCCGTCGACTTCCACCGTCTGTCGGACGGCAGCGGCCACACGCCCGCCTCGATCGTCGCGGAGCTCAACGCCCGCCCCTGA
- a CDS encoding WhiB family transcriptional regulator: MSKVARLPGRAEHLWSWQEDAACRALGTDRFFHPAGERGEDRAAREQEAKEVCALCPVRAQCLNHALRVQEPYGVWGGLTEEERRSLGARAAG; the protein is encoded by the coding sequence ATGTCGAAGGTGGCACGCCTGCCGGGCCGTGCGGAGCACCTCTGGTCGTGGCAGGAGGACGCGGCGTGCCGGGCACTCGGTACGGACCGCTTCTTCCACCCGGCGGGGGAGCGCGGCGAGGACCGCGCCGCGCGGGAGCAGGAGGCCAAGGAGGTGTGCGCGCTGTGCCCGGTGCGGGCGCAATGCCTGAACCACGCACTGCGCGTCCAGGAGCCCTACGGTGTGTGGGGCGGCCTGACCGAGGAGGAGCGCCGGTCACTGGGCGCGCGGGCGGCCGGCTGA
- a CDS encoding mechanosensitive ion channel family protein: MDSLLRLVAVTGGAIVLTFLVGRLTDLLLRRAGARHPETPLWDMLRRCRTSVRVLLFTALLRGSYRQIEWPPLQEHEAAVGRILTLVLIGASAWCVVLVTSAVVESTYARYALGTRDPSRLRRVRTQVTLIMRIVTAVVVVVAAAAMLLTFPDLRAVGTSLLASAGIIGIVAGVAAQSTLGNLFAGFQIAFGDMVRIGDTVVVAGEWGVVEEVTLTFLAVRTWDERRITMPVSYFTGRPFENWSRGGIQMTGTVFLHCDHTAPVALMREKLKEVLDSCEAWDGRGWDLAVTDTTATTIVVRAIVTAKDPDDLWTARCVVREQLVAWLAEKHPYALPRVSTSTAAEPPTWADRVSKRGPGSDA, from the coding sequence ATGGACAGCCTTCTGCGACTGGTCGCCGTGACCGGCGGCGCGATCGTGCTCACCTTCCTGGTGGGCCGGCTCACCGACCTGCTGTTGCGACGTGCGGGTGCCCGCCATCCCGAGACCCCGCTGTGGGACATGCTGCGCCGCTGCCGTACGTCGGTGCGGGTCCTGCTGTTCACGGCGCTGCTGCGCGGGTCGTACCGGCAGATCGAGTGGCCGCCGCTCCAAGAACACGAGGCGGCCGTCGGCCGGATCCTGACGCTCGTGCTGATCGGGGCGAGCGCGTGGTGCGTCGTCCTCGTCACCTCAGCCGTGGTGGAGTCCACGTACGCGCGCTACGCGCTCGGCACACGTGACCCCTCCCGGCTCCGGCGGGTGCGCACCCAGGTGACGCTCATCATGAGGATCGTCACCGCCGTGGTCGTCGTGGTGGCCGCCGCCGCGATGCTGCTGACCTTCCCCGACCTGCGCGCCGTGGGCACCTCGCTGCTGGCCTCGGCCGGCATCATCGGCATCGTCGCGGGCGTGGCCGCCCAGTCCACCCTCGGCAACCTCTTCGCCGGCTTCCAGATCGCCTTCGGCGACATGGTGCGCATCGGCGATACGGTCGTCGTCGCCGGGGAGTGGGGTGTCGTCGAGGAGGTCACGCTGACCTTCCTTGCCGTGCGCACCTGGGACGAGCGCCGGATCACGATGCCCGTGTCGTACTTCACGGGACGGCCCTTCGAGAACTGGTCGCGCGGCGGGATCCAGATGACCGGCACGGTGTTCCTCCACTGCGACCACACCGCCCCCGTGGCGCTGATGCGCGAGAAGCTCAAGGAGGTCCTGGACAGCTGTGAGGCGTGGGACGGCCGGGGCTGGGACCTGGCGGTCACCGACACCACGGCCACCACCATCGTGGTGCGGGCGATCGTCACCGCGAAGGACCCCGACGACCTGTGGACCGCCCGCTGCGTGGTACGCGAACAGCTGGTCGCGTGGCTGGCGGAGAAGCACCCCTACGCCCTGCCGCGGGTCTCGACGTCCACGGCCGCCGAGCCGCCGACGTGGGCCGACCGTGTTTCGAAACGCGGACCCGGGTCAGACGCGTGA
- a CDS encoding ATP-binding protein: MQTIGPDIGERTSGVRGPAFPQRRRLALRDARRQVGRGRAFAREALADWGWDGRDTAEDALLVVSELVTNASLHAGGCHELLLRSGDAFRVEVYDGLGDLRRLVSASRRGGPGDVRPPGLPGGHGLRLVRRLADRWGAEVVGQGKVVWAEFDAERLLTGRPGRA; this comes from the coding sequence GTGCAGACCATCGGACCGGACATCGGCGAGCGCACATCGGGCGTACGGGGGCCGGCCTTCCCCCAGCGCCGGCGGCTCGCCCTGCGCGACGCCCGACGACAGGTCGGGCGCGGGCGCGCGTTCGCCCGTGAGGCTCTGGCGGACTGGGGATGGGACGGCCGGGACACGGCCGAGGACGCGCTCCTCGTCGTGTCCGAGCTCGTCACCAATGCGAGCCTGCACGCCGGCGGCTGCCACGAGCTCCTGCTCCGCTCGGGGGACGCGTTCCGCGTCGAGGTGTACGACGGCCTCGGCGACCTGCGCCGGCTGGTGAGCGCGTCGCGGCGCGGTGGCCCCGGCGACGTGCGCCCCCCGGGTCTCCCGGGCGGGCACGGTCTGCGCCTCGTGCGCAGGCTCGCCGACCGCTGGGGCGCCGAGGTCGTCGGGCAGGGCAAAGTGGTCTGGGCCGAGTTCGACGCGGAACGCCTGCTGACGGGCCGGCCCGGGCGCGCATGA
- a CDS encoding SigB/SigF/SigG family RNA polymerase sigma factor has product MTFTATAEAMTPTNPTTATPTGGTAGTADASGLGGLPDVPCPRELSTRDARELTRVFFDRLQSLDEGTREYQYVRNTLIEMNISLVQFAARPFRDRPGGPENEDIVQVGIIGLIKAIDRYDPERNTQLTTLALPYITGEIKRHFRDTTWAVRVPRRLQELRLELAKATEELTSETDHAPTPAELAERLGLSEDEVRQGLVAANGYSTQSLDVPQENATGATQGPTAARTARSLGETLGDVDPALEAVEDRHALAPLLADLDERSSQILELRFGQEMTQAEIGAEIGLSQMQVSRLLTRTLGTLREELLHD; this is encoded by the coding sequence ATGACCTTCACGGCCACGGCCGAGGCCATGACCCCGACGAACCCCACGACGGCCACCCCCACCGGTGGCACCGCCGGCACCGCAGACGCCTCCGGGCTCGGCGGGCTGCCCGACGTGCCCTGCCCACGGGAGCTGTCGACCCGCGACGCCCGGGAGCTGACCCGCGTCTTCTTCGACCGGCTGCAGAGCCTCGACGAGGGCACCCGCGAGTACCAGTACGTGCGCAACACGCTCATCGAGATGAACATCTCCCTGGTGCAGTTCGCCGCCCGTCCGTTCCGCGACCGCCCCGGCGGACCCGAGAACGAGGACATCGTCCAGGTCGGCATCATCGGCCTGATCAAGGCCATCGACCGGTACGACCCCGAGCGCAACACGCAGCTCACCACGCTCGCCCTGCCCTACATCACGGGCGAGATCAAGCGGCACTTCCGCGACACCACCTGGGCCGTGCGCGTTCCGCGCCGACTCCAGGAGCTGCGTCTGGAGCTCGCGAAGGCCACGGAGGAGCTGACCTCCGAGACGGACCACGCGCCGACCCCCGCGGAACTCGCCGAGCGGCTGGGGCTCAGCGAGGACGAGGTCCGCCAGGGTCTGGTCGCCGCCAACGGCTACTCCACCCAGTCCCTCGACGTGCCCCAGGAGAACGCCACCGGCGCCACCCAGGGGCCCACGGCCGCACGCACCGCGCGCAGCCTCGGCGAGACCCTGGGCGATGTCGACCCCGCGCTGGAGGCCGTCGAGGACCGCCATGCCCTGGCGCCGCTCCTCGCCGACCTGGACGAACGAAGCTCCCAGATCCTCGAGCTGCGCTTCGGACAGGAGATGACCCAGGCGGAGATCGGCGCCGAGATCGGTCTCTCCCAGATGCAGGTCTCCCGCCTGCTCACCCGCACGCTGGGCACCCTGCGCGAAGAGCTGCTGCACGACTGA
- a CDS encoding helix-turn-helix transcriptional regulator: MESEHTGHRRNGWTFLTNHARVLIAIARDPGIRLRDIAQECGLTERTVQAIVTDLQADGYLTRTRDGRRNRYVVAPGARFRHPAEAGHEIAGLLAYLAGPLTAPAPPAGEVANDTPGGSEPHATV; this comes from the coding sequence GTGGAGAGCGAGCACACGGGTCACCGCCGCAACGGCTGGACCTTCCTGACGAACCACGCCCGGGTTCTGATCGCCATCGCGCGAGACCCGGGCATCCGTCTGCGTGACATCGCGCAGGAGTGCGGTCTGACCGAGCGCACCGTGCAGGCGATCGTCACGGACCTGCAGGCGGACGGGTACCTCACCAGGACGCGGGACGGCCGGCGCAACCGGTACGTGGTCGCGCCCGGCGCGCGCTTCCGCCACCCGGCGGAGGCCGGTCACGAGATCGCCGGCCTGCTCGCCTACCTCGCCGGCCCGCTGACCGCGCCCGCGCCGCCCGCCGGTGAGGTGGCGAACGACACGCCCGGCGGCAGCGAGCCCCACGCGACGGTGTAA
- a CDS encoding YqjF family protein produces MRQTPPHAAVPEPISADPPHTADRPLLTQSWLDLAFLHWAADPAHVAPLLPAGTVPDTLDGVTYVGLVAFRMHRVGWFRLPGIPYLGSFPETNVRLYSVDAHGRRAVVFRSLDASRLIPVAIGRAAFRIPYVWSRMTVRHDGDTVTYAGRRRWPGPRGAHSRIAVRVGERIAEPTALEHFLTARWGMHTEFLGRPLYLPNAHPRWPLHRAELLDCDEDLISAAGLPAPAGPPVSVLYSPGVPVRFGRPSLGRL; encoded by the coding sequence ATGCGTCAGACGCCGCCGCACGCCGCCGTCCCGGAGCCGATATCGGCCGACCCGCCGCACACGGCGGACCGGCCCCTGCTCACCCAGTCCTGGCTCGACCTGGCGTTCCTGCACTGGGCCGCCGACCCCGCCCACGTCGCCCCGCTGCTGCCGGCCGGCACCGTGCCGGACACCCTGGACGGGGTCACCTACGTCGGCCTGGTGGCCTTCCGCATGCACAGGGTCGGCTGGTTCCGCCTCCCCGGCATCCCCTACCTGGGATCCTTCCCCGAGACCAATGTCCGCCTCTACTCGGTCGACGCCCACGGCCGCCGCGCCGTGGTCTTCCGCTCGCTGGACGCCTCCCGGCTGATTCCGGTGGCCATCGGACGGGCCGCGTTCCGAATCCCGTACGTCTGGTCCCGGATGACGGTCCGTCACGACGGCGACACCGTCACGTACGCCGGCCGCCGCCGCTGGCCCGGACCGCGCGGTGCGCACAGCCGGATCGCCGTCCGGGTCGGTGAGCGCATCGCGGAGCCGACCGCCCTGGAACACTTCCTGACCGCCCGCTGGGGCATGCACACGGAGTTCCTCGGGCGGCCGTTGTACCTCCCGAACGCGCACCCGCGCTGGCCGCTGCACCGCGCCGAACTCCTCGACTGCGACGAGGACCTGATCTCCGCGGCGGGCCTGCCCGCCCCGGCCGGGCCGCCCGTGAGCGTGCTCTACTCGCCGGGCGTCCCCGTACGGTTCGGCCGGCCGTCCCTGGGACGGTTGTGA